One Tomitella gaofuii DNA segment encodes these proteins:
- a CDS encoding TetR/AcrR family transcriptional regulator, translating to MTRVQMTRHDGGSGTRQEILAAAAEIIGAYGYPSASVDRIITLAQVKPGELYAQFDSKDTLAREIIAVREQHAAQVRRAAAASGAPALETLIDETMALAALRDGDVFCLAGDRLLREVDDAWEEVAASRRRDRAEFSRLLRDARKQGHVLPAAGAPDSTGATDDALAQVVLAAMIGAGIGARTMRDARDAVSVLESLWLLLVPGLVPQSLLPRYHEAIGSSARHHRRQRLP from the coding sequence GTGACCAGAGTGCAGATGACGCGGCACGACGGCGGCAGCGGAACGCGCCAGGAGATCCTGGCCGCCGCCGCCGAGATCATCGGCGCCTACGGCTACCCTTCGGCGAGTGTCGACAGGATCATCACCCTGGCGCAGGTGAAGCCGGGCGAGTTGTACGCGCAGTTCGATTCCAAGGACACCCTCGCGCGCGAGATCATCGCAGTACGCGAGCAGCACGCGGCACAGGTCCGCCGGGCCGCGGCGGCGTCGGGCGCGCCCGCGCTGGAGACGCTCATCGACGAGACCATGGCGTTGGCGGCCCTGCGCGACGGGGACGTGTTCTGCCTGGCCGGCGACCGCCTGCTGCGGGAGGTGGACGACGCCTGGGAGGAGGTCGCCGCGTCGCGCAGGCGGGACCGCGCCGAGTTCTCCCGGCTGCTGCGCGACGCCCGCAAACAGGGACACGTGCTGCCCGCCGCGGGCGCCCCGGACAGCACAGGCGCCACAGACGACGCACTGGCGCAGGTGGTCCTCGCCGCCATGATCGGCGCAGGCATCGGTGCGCGGACCATGCGCGACGCCCGCGACGCCGTCTCCGTCCTGGAGAGCCTGTGGCTACTGCTGGTGCCGGGCCTGGTCCCGCAGAGCCTGCTGCCCCGGTACCACGAGGCGATCGGCAGCTCGGCCCGCCACCACCGCCGCCAGCGGCTCCCCTGA
- a CDS encoding putative bifunctional diguanylate cyclase/phosphodiesterase: protein MTRSLEALVTHVATALMGADAASARAISEDILGDVVGHFGVDASFLRRNEHDIRATRLVAEWPPRSADEASDPLRLVHFADADPVFAAMEHFTEPTFIRPGPETSEYQRHIRVSRSVAATSVAAVPLRSGDVTTGALGFVKFGDRSWDELEVNALQAIASLFAQLHARIEAEERLRHIADHDELTGLYNRRALFRELDRRLSAGRGECIPILFLDLDRFKSINDYLGHAVGDEFLRVFADRLREQAMAGDLVARLGGDEFVILPARPMTTSGAYAEATRIRRAVREYVSVGGERVIRTVSMGVALAAPGAATTTSLMRRADTAARTAKRAGGDSVTVLSAEMSAEADFRSDVEMHLPAAIAHGELRLHYQPEADLRTGRILAVEALVRWQHPVRGLLPPGEFVGIAESMNLAGALGDWVLQRACRDFSGWRARGAPEDVVLRVNVSPAQLVSTRIVGTVEAVLTEYGLPGSSLCLEITEHVVVRDLDAIRDTLRALQVLGVYLAIDDFGTGASVLSHLKHLPVDVLKIDQGFVRNLGRNAADLAIVRAIISLAAGFGHEIVAEGVETSIAATMLLELGCHRAQGFLLYPPVPAARMAALLVHADGGDRQGDEVELPLDRFRA from the coding sequence ATGACACGCAGCCTCGAAGCTCTGGTGACCCACGTGGCGACCGCGCTCATGGGGGCCGACGCGGCGTCCGCCCGGGCGATCAGCGAGGACATCCTCGGCGACGTCGTCGGCCACTTCGGTGTGGACGCGAGCTTCCTGCGCCGCAACGAGCACGATATCCGCGCCACGCGGCTGGTCGCCGAATGGCCGCCGCGCAGTGCGGACGAGGCCTCCGACCCGTTGCGGCTCGTCCACTTCGCCGACGCCGACCCCGTCTTCGCCGCCATGGAGCACTTCACCGAGCCCACGTTCATCCGCCCCGGCCCGGAGACCTCGGAGTATCAGCGCCACATCCGGGTGAGCCGCAGCGTCGCGGCGACATCGGTGGCGGCCGTGCCGCTGCGCTCCGGCGACGTGACGACGGGGGCGCTCGGGTTCGTCAAGTTCGGCGACCGCTCGTGGGACGAGCTGGAGGTCAACGCGCTGCAGGCCATCGCGTCACTGTTCGCCCAGCTGCACGCGCGGATCGAGGCCGAGGAGCGTCTGCGTCACATCGCCGACCACGACGAGCTGACGGGGCTGTACAACCGGCGCGCCTTGTTCCGCGAGCTCGACAGGAGACTGTCCGCGGGCCGCGGAGAGTGCATCCCGATCCTGTTCCTGGACCTCGACCGGTTCAAGTCCATCAACGACTACCTGGGGCACGCGGTGGGCGACGAGTTCCTCCGGGTGTTCGCGGACAGGCTGCGCGAGCAGGCCATGGCCGGCGACTTGGTGGCGCGGCTGGGCGGCGACGAGTTCGTCATCCTGCCCGCCCGGCCGATGACCACTTCCGGTGCGTATGCGGAGGCCACCCGGATCCGCCGCGCGGTGCGCGAGTACGTCAGCGTGGGCGGCGAACGCGTGATCCGCACGGTGAGCATGGGCGTGGCTCTGGCAGCGCCCGGCGCGGCCACCACGACCAGCCTGATGCGCCGTGCCGACACCGCCGCCCGCACCGCCAAGCGGGCCGGGGGCGATTCGGTGACGGTGCTGAGCGCGGAGATGTCCGCGGAGGCGGACTTCCGCTCCGACGTCGAGATGCACCTGCCTGCCGCCATCGCGCACGGCGAGCTGCGGCTGCACTACCAGCCGGAGGCCGACCTGCGCACCGGCCGCATCCTGGCCGTCGAGGCGCTGGTGCGTTGGCAGCATCCGGTCCGCGGACTGCTGCCGCCCGGCGAGTTCGTCGGCATCGCCGAGTCGATGAACCTTGCGGGAGCGCTGGGGGATTGGGTTCTGCAGCGCGCCTGCCGGGACTTCAGCGGTTGGCGTGCCCGGGGCGCTCCGGAGGATGTGGTGCTGCGCGTCAACGTGTCGCCCGCGCAGCTGGTGTCCACGCGCATCGTCGGCACCGTGGAGGCGGTGCTCACCGAGTACGGCCTGCCCGGTTCGTCGTTGTGCCTCGAGATCACCGAGCACGTGGTGGTGCGTGATCTGGACGCCATCCGCGACACGCTCCGGGCGCTGCAGGTACTGGGCGTGTACCTGGCGATCGACGACTTCGGCACCGGCGCCAGCGTGCTCTCACACCTCAAGCACCTGCCCGTGGACGTGCTCAAGATCGACCAGGGCTTCGTCCGCAACCTGGGCCGCAACGCGGCCGACCTGGCCATCGTGCGGGCCATCATCTCGCTCGCCGCGGGGTTCGGCCACGAGATCGTGGCCGAGGGGGTGGAGACGTCCATTGCCGCGACGATGCTGCTGGAACTCGGATGCCACCGGGCGCAGGGCTTCCTGCTCTACCCGCCGGTGCCCGCGGCCCGGATGGCTGCGCTTCTCGTCCACGCGGACGGGGGCGACCGGCAGGGGGACGAGGTGGAACTGCCGCTGGACCGGTTCCGGGCGTGA
- a CDS encoding SDR family NAD(P)-dependent oxidoreductase, with the protein MASRFGSPPPSIAGRRILITGAARGIGAALAQRFAARGAHVALAGLEPDLLAASAAEAGDAPWRECNVAHREQVDDAVSDLVGELGGLDVVIANAGIAAQMPIIGGDPTVMERTVAVNLLGCFYTLRAAGPHIAHPSGYALAVSSAAAAAHLPLMGAYSASKAGVEALGNTLRAELRGSGARVGVAYFAELDTDMTSRGFSTKAAASMNAAGSFTGATALGPAIDRIERGVASRARRIVAPWWVAGLLPVRMAVQPVLDRRSQKGLAQALEIARDEHPDLTTPQPE; encoded by the coding sequence ATGGCCTCTCGATTCGGATCGCCACCGCCGTCGATCGCGGGGCGCAGGATCCTCATCACGGGTGCTGCGCGCGGGATCGGCGCCGCGCTGGCACAGCGGTTCGCCGCACGCGGGGCGCACGTCGCCCTGGCGGGCCTCGAGCCGGATCTGCTGGCGGCCTCCGCGGCCGAGGCCGGCGATGCCCCGTGGCGCGAGTGCAACGTGGCGCACCGCGAGCAGGTGGACGATGCGGTGTCGGACCTGGTGGGCGAGCTCGGCGGCCTGGACGTGGTGATCGCCAACGCGGGCATCGCGGCGCAGATGCCGATCATCGGCGGCGATCCGACGGTGATGGAGCGCACCGTCGCGGTGAACCTGCTGGGCTGCTTCTACACCCTGCGCGCCGCCGGCCCGCACATCGCGCACCCGTCTGGCTACGCGCTGGCCGTCTCGTCGGCGGCCGCCGCGGCGCACCTGCCGCTGATGGGCGCGTACTCCGCGTCCAAGGCGGGCGTCGAGGCGCTGGGCAACACGCTGCGCGCCGAGCTGCGCGGTTCCGGCGCCCGCGTGGGGGTGGCCTACTTCGCGGAGCTGGACACCGATATGACCTCGCGCGGGTTCAGCACCAAGGCCGCCGCGTCGATGAACGCGGCCGGCTCGTTCACCGGCGCCACCGCCCTGGGGCCGGCCATCGACCGGATCGAGCGCGGCGTGGCGTCCCGCGCACGCCGCATCGTCGCCCCCTGGTGGGTGGCGGGCCTGCTGCCGGTGCGGATGGCCGTGCAGCCGGTGCTGGACCGGCGCTCGCAGAAGGGCCTGGCCCAGGCGCTGGAGATCGCCCGCGACGAGCACCCCGACCTGACCACGCCGCAACCGGAGTGA
- a CDS encoding PAS domain-containing protein: MTASERRRPQPTSPLGFLESLPSLTLLDRLHIPILSVHDDGDIIYANPAAEDMLGYGRNWLTSCKSGSIFRDVAAALTPPPMTSYLRRHADNIIDLVHWDGSTVRAIVSGPTLLRSSDPVALVSLQNVTERLWNGDPTV, from the coding sequence ATGACGGCTTCTGAACGGCGGCGCCCGCAGCCCACCTCTCCGCTGGGATTCCTCGAGTCGCTGCCCAGTCTGACGCTGCTGGACCGACTGCACATCCCGATCCTCTCGGTGCACGACGACGGCGACATCATCTACGCCAACCCGGCGGCGGAGGACATGCTCGGGTACGGGCGCAATTGGCTGACCAGCTGCAAATCGGGCTCCATCTTCCGCGACGTGGCTGCCGCGCTCACTCCCCCGCCGATGACCTCCTACCTCCGTCGGCATGCCGACAACATCATCGACTTGGTGCACTGGGACGGCTCCACGGTGCGCGCCATCGTCAGCGGGCCCACCCTCCTGCGCAGCAGCGACCCGGTGGCACTGGTCTCGCTGCAGAACGTGACGGAACGACTGTGGAACGGGGACCCCACCGTCTGA
- a CDS encoding ABC1 kinase family protein, with protein sequence MTPPAVASGPGLAGTPGPVGPYADGPPPEALVVDVPPLSRVGVAELARAVVIAFVLVVSVAWAVVRWPWRRLRGSEATLAEAASLGVVGAFIALGPTFVKLGQLMASSSGVFPAPLADACLRCLDDVPPVPASAARRVVEEDLGHPVTEMFAAFDDVPLSAASVAQVHACELRDGRRAVIKVQRPGIRHRMLVDLHTAYAGAHLLERLIEFFRVANATAIIRDLHQATVGELNSALEATRQERLRENLWAFGDNAEVTAPEVYWDHCGPRVICMERLSGVPLDQFDQLKDSGRDTTLLIRRGVKAWLESIVVHGPFHGDVHAGNLWMLDDGRIALLDFGIVGELPETWRTILRDMFYATAIDGDFARVAVGIRALGYASGTAATDGEVGVQLQAVLAPVLAGDLAALRLSDLIMALIEVGRQWGAASPEELVLFGKQLGYFERYAAVLAPGWALGSDLYLFRNIFPDAVAAKAAATGVTLPD encoded by the coding sequence ATGACCCCGCCCGCCGTCGCGTCCGGCCCCGGCCTTGCCGGCACGCCCGGCCCGGTGGGCCCCTACGCCGACGGCCCGCCGCCGGAGGCCCTCGTGGTGGACGTGCCGCCGCTGTCTCGGGTGGGCGTCGCCGAGCTGGCCCGGGCCGTGGTCATCGCGTTCGTGCTCGTGGTGTCCGTGGCATGGGCGGTGGTGCGGTGGCCGTGGCGGCGGCTGCGCGGCAGCGAGGCGACGCTCGCCGAGGCCGCGTCGCTGGGCGTGGTCGGCGCGTTCATCGCGCTGGGGCCCACGTTCGTCAAGCTCGGCCAGCTCATGGCCTCGTCGTCGGGCGTGTTCCCCGCCCCGCTGGCCGACGCCTGCCTGCGCTGCCTCGACGACGTGCCGCCGGTGCCCGCGTCGGCGGCACGCCGCGTCGTCGAGGAGGACCTGGGCCATCCGGTGACGGAGATGTTCGCCGCGTTCGACGACGTGCCGCTGTCGGCGGCGTCGGTGGCCCAAGTGCACGCGTGCGAGCTGCGCGACGGCCGGCGCGCGGTGATCAAGGTGCAGCGCCCGGGGATCCGCCACCGCATGCTGGTGGATCTGCACACCGCGTACGCCGGTGCGCACCTGCTCGAGCGGCTCATCGAGTTCTTCCGGGTCGCCAACGCCACGGCCATCATCCGCGACCTGCACCAGGCGACGGTGGGCGAGCTCAACAGCGCGCTCGAGGCCACCCGTCAGGAGCGGTTGCGCGAGAATCTGTGGGCGTTCGGCGACAACGCGGAGGTCACGGCGCCGGAGGTGTACTGGGACCATTGCGGCCCGCGCGTGATCTGCATGGAGCGGCTGTCCGGGGTGCCCCTGGACCAGTTCGACCAGCTGAAGGACAGCGGGCGGGACACCACCTTGCTGATCCGCCGGGGGGTCAAGGCCTGGCTGGAGTCCATCGTGGTGCACGGCCCGTTCCACGGCGACGTGCACGCGGGCAACCTGTGGATGCTCGACGACGGGCGCATCGCCCTGCTGGATTTCGGCATCGTCGGCGAGCTGCCGGAGACGTGGCGGACGATCCTGCGCGACATGTTCTACGCGACGGCCATCGACGGGGACTTCGCGCGGGTGGCCGTCGGCATCCGGGCGCTGGGCTACGCCTCCGGCACCGCCGCCACCGACGGCGAGGTGGGCGTGCAGCTGCAGGCCGTGCTGGCGCCGGTGCTGGCGGGCGACCTGGCCGCGCTGCGGCTGTCCGACCTCATCATGGCGCTGATCGAGGTGGGCCGGCAGTGGGGGGCGGCCAGCCCGGAGGAGCTGGTGCTGTTCGGCAAGCAGCTCGGCTATTTCGAACGGTATGCGGCCGTGCTCGCGCCCGGCTGGGCGCTCGGCAGCGACCTGTACCTGTTCCGCAACATCTTCCCGGATGCCGTGGCGGCGAAGGCCGCGGCCACCGGCGTCACCCTGCCGGACTGA
- a CDS encoding Rv1355c family protein has product MTGAVDAHARVLDARAPADRERIDRLRVDPAVEVLDTLAQQRDGLAALIPAPGAAVLDEPPRWIHYPWRRALVALLGPHGYRRLRLDRNRHKITADEQERLGALTIAVVGSSAGYAVAQQLALEGVCGRLRLADFDHLEATNLNRVAAGVLELGLNKAVVAARRVAELDPYLPVRAYPEGATPAGLDALLDGVDILVEECDALEMKVLLREHARARGIPVLMATSDRGLLDVERFDSEPRRPVLHGVLGGVDGARLAGLSAADKVPYVLRILDAARLSARGAASLLEVGHSIGTWPQLAGDVAAGAAAVAAAVRRIGTGRPLPSGRIRIDIDDALDGLALDGPASGDRAPAGRTAGGAGAVCGAEAASADPGEAEPPADPAAAVAFAAARAPSGGNAQPWLMDVGADGLTLRPDPDASVTMDLHGRGSAVALGAALFNARAAAAAHGILGPVTIDGGTGGADAAGLRVHLRFGGSAGIGGGDGDDAALAASYRAVLRRETNRNTGRPRDLGAEAEAGLRAAACGEGGGLHLLTGRGPIAAAARVLAAADRTRYLDPRLHAEMVAELCEPGPDGVSPTGIDVRSLGLTDAALAVLGVVRRTDVMDALAQWDAGAALGEDTRTRILSGSALAVVTCPGRSAADHVRGGAATEAVWVCAEALGLSVHPMSPVFLYAQDRDDYPVLSRERADALRHLHRAFDGIVGLAADRPPALVLRLSHDAAPTRVRSRRRAPDTAGAAR; this is encoded by the coding sequence GTGACGGGCGCCGTCGACGCGCACGCCCGCGTGCTCGATGCACGCGCCCCGGCGGATCGGGAACGGATCGACAGGCTGCGTGTCGACCCGGCCGTCGAGGTGCTCGACACGCTGGCGCAGCAGCGCGACGGGCTGGCGGCGCTCATTCCGGCGCCGGGCGCCGCCGTACTGGACGAGCCGCCGCGGTGGATCCACTACCCGTGGCGCCGCGCATTGGTGGCGTTGCTGGGCCCGCACGGGTACCGGCGCCTGCGCCTCGACCGCAATCGCCACAAGATCACCGCCGACGAGCAGGAGCGGCTGGGCGCGCTCACCATCGCGGTGGTCGGGTCCAGCGCGGGATATGCGGTGGCGCAGCAGCTGGCGCTCGAGGGGGTGTGCGGGCGGCTGCGGCTGGCGGACTTCGACCACCTGGAGGCCACCAACCTCAACCGGGTGGCGGCAGGGGTGCTGGAGTTGGGGCTGAACAAGGCGGTGGTGGCGGCCCGCCGCGTCGCCGAACTCGACCCCTACCTGCCGGTGCGCGCCTACCCGGAGGGGGCGACGCCCGCAGGCCTGGACGCGCTGCTGGACGGTGTCGACATCCTCGTGGAGGAGTGCGACGCGCTGGAGATGAAGGTGCTGCTGCGCGAGCACGCACGCGCCCGCGGCATCCCGGTGCTCATGGCGACGAGCGACCGCGGCCTGCTGGACGTGGAGCGCTTCGACTCCGAACCCCGGCGGCCCGTGCTGCACGGGGTGCTCGGCGGGGTGGACGGCGCCCGGCTGGCCGGCCTCTCCGCCGCGGACAAGGTGCCGTATGTGCTGCGGATACTCGACGCGGCCCGCCTGTCCGCGCGCGGGGCCGCATCGCTGCTGGAGGTGGGACACAGCATCGGCACCTGGCCGCAGCTGGCCGGCGACGTCGCGGCAGGCGCCGCGGCCGTGGCCGCGGCGGTGCGGCGGATCGGCACCGGACGGCCGCTGCCGTCGGGCCGGATCCGCATCGACATCGACGACGCCTTGGACGGTCTCGCGCTGGACGGGCCGGCTTCGGGCGATCGTGCGCCCGCCGGGCGCACGGCGGGCGGTGCCGGGGCGGTGTGCGGTGCGGAGGCGGCGTCGGCCGATCCGGGCGAGGCGGAGCCTCCGGCGGACCCGGCGGCCGCGGTGGCGTTCGCGGCGGCGCGGGCGCCGTCCGGCGGGAACGCCCAGCCGTGGCTGATGGACGTGGGTGCCGACGGGCTGACGCTGCGTCCGGATCCCGACGCGTCGGTGACCATGGACTTGCACGGTCGCGGCAGCGCGGTGGCCCTGGGCGCGGCGCTGTTCAATGCGCGTGCGGCCGCGGCGGCGCACGGGATCCTGGGGCCGGTCACGATCGACGGGGGCACGGGGGGTGCGGACGCGGCGGGGTTGCGCGTGCACCTGCGCTTCGGCGGCAGTGCCGGAATCGGTGGCGGTGACGGCGATGATGCGGCGCTCGCCGCGTCGTACCGGGCCGTCCTGCGGCGTGAGACCAACCGCAACACCGGCCGCCCGCGGGACCTGGGCGCCGAGGCGGAGGCGGGCCTGCGCGCGGCAGCGTGCGGCGAGGGCGGCGGCCTGCACCTGCTGACCGGGCGCGGGCCTATCGCGGCGGCGGCGCGGGTGCTCGCCGCCGCGGACAGGACGCGGTACCTCGACCCGCGGCTGCACGCCGAGATGGTCGCCGAACTGTGCGAGCCGGGCCCGGACGGCGTGTCGCCCACGGGCATCGACGTGCGATCGCTGGGGCTCACCGACGCGGCGCTCGCCGTGCTCGGCGTGGTCCGCCGCACCGACGTGATGGACGCCCTGGCGCAGTGGGATGCCGGCGCGGCGCTGGGCGAAGACACGCGCACCCGGATCCTGTCCGGCTCCGCGCTGGCGGTGGTCACGTGCCCCGGCCGCTCGGCGGCCGACCATGTGCGCGGCGGCGCGGCCACCGAGGCGGTGTGGGTGTGCGCCGAGGCGCTGGGCCTGTCGGTGCATCCGATGTCGCCGGTGTTCCTCTACGCCCAGGATCGCGACGATTATCCGGTGCTCTCCCGCGAACGTGCCGACGCGCTGCGGCACCTGCACCGCGCGTTCGACGGGATCGTCGGGCTGGCTGCGGACCGCCCGCCCGCGCTGGTGTTGCGGCTCTCGCACGACGCGGCCCCGACCCGGGTGCGCAGTCGCCGTCGCGCGCCGGACACCGCAGGGGCGGCCCGATGA
- a CDS encoding carboxymuconolactone decarboxylase family protein, translating into MPARPARTDPSSTDTAPRPHVVPEPPRIQPGGFRELGVLNWAFCRTASLVTGVPDAHIFSTLGRARGLFRGWLHFSAMMMPFGRIRRRETELVILRVAHLRGCDYEIDHHRRLGARVGIDDAVLQRVFAGPEADGWHPNERALLLAVDQLVLRRDVDDDTWTTVASYFDRRQLIELVMLVGQYDSLATTLGVLRVQRDYAD; encoded by the coding sequence ATGCCTGCCCGACCCGCCCGCACCGATCCGTCGTCCACGGACACCGCGCCGCGCCCGCACGTGGTGCCGGAGCCGCCGCGCATCCAGCCCGGCGGGTTCCGCGAGCTCGGCGTGCTCAACTGGGCGTTCTGCCGTACCGCGTCGCTGGTGACGGGGGTGCCGGACGCGCACATCTTCTCCACGCTGGGCCGGGCGCGCGGGCTGTTCCGCGGGTGGCTGCACTTCTCGGCGATGATGATGCCGTTCGGCCGTATCCGCCGGCGGGAGACCGAGCTGGTGATCCTCCGCGTGGCGCACCTGCGCGGCTGCGACTACGAGATCGACCACCACCGCAGGCTGGGCGCGCGCGTGGGCATCGACGACGCCGTTCTGCAGCGCGTCTTCGCGGGGCCGGAGGCCGACGGCTGGCACCCCAACGAGCGCGCGCTGCTGCTCGCCGTGGACCAGTTGGTGCTGCGGCGCGACGTCGACGACGACACGTGGACCACCGTCGCGTCGTACTTCGACCGGCGCCAGCTGATCGAGCTGGTGATGCTGGTGGGCCAGTACGATTCGCTGGCCACGACCCTGGGCGTGCTGCGTGTGCAGCGCGACTACGCGGACTGA